The Iamia majanohamensis genome window below encodes:
- a CDS encoding AAA family ATPase translates to MAEAAPEPLAPLPAGDVPDDPAGLRAALADHGYLADEGLATVVYLALRLRRPLLLEGEAGVGKTEVAKVLARWQGSRLLRLQCFEGIDAAQALYQWDHARQLLHLRAAEAAGDLAGRGTAAVEDELHDERFLVRRPVLEALGHRGAGPPPVLLIDEVDRADDEFEALLLEVLSDWSVTVPELGTVTAEVPPVVVITSNRTRDVHDALKRRCLYHWVEHPDFDREVAVIRLRVPEVDDVLAREVAAATAVLRDLGLYKPPGVAESIDWTAALAALGTRRLDAATVDATLGAVLKYREDAERTRTFGLDGLVDALRSRAS, encoded by the coding sequence GTGGCTGAGGCCGCCCCCGAGCCGCTCGCACCCCTCCCGGCCGGCGACGTCCCCGACGACCCGGCCGGGCTGCGAGCGGCCCTGGCCGACCACGGCTACCTGGCCGACGAGGGCCTGGCCACCGTCGTCTACCTCGCCCTCCGCCTCCGGCGGCCGCTGCTGCTGGAGGGGGAGGCCGGGGTGGGCAAGACCGAGGTGGCCAAGGTGCTGGCCCGCTGGCAGGGGTCCCGGCTCCTCCGCCTCCAGTGCTTCGAGGGCATCGACGCGGCCCAGGCCCTCTACCAGTGGGACCACGCCCGCCAGCTGCTGCACCTGCGCGCCGCCGAGGCCGCCGGCGACCTGGCCGGGCGGGGCACCGCGGCGGTGGAGGACGAGCTCCACGACGAGCGCTTCCTGGTCCGCCGCCCGGTGCTCGAGGCCCTGGGCCACCGCGGCGCCGGCCCGCCGCCGGTGCTGCTCATCGACGAGGTCGACCGGGCCGACGACGAGTTCGAGGCCCTGCTGCTGGAGGTCCTCTCGGACTGGTCGGTGACGGTGCCCGAGCTGGGGACGGTCACCGCCGAGGTGCCGCCGGTGGTGGTCATCACCTCCAACCGCACCCGCGACGTGCACGACGCCCTCAAGCGGCGCTGCCTCTACCACTGGGTCGAGCACCCGGACTTCGACCGGGAGGTCGCGGTCATCCGCCTCCGGGTCCCCGAGGTCGACGACGTCCTGGCCCGGGAGGTGGCTGCGGCCACCGCCGTGCTCCGCGACCTCGGCCTCTACAAGCCGCCGGGCGTGGCCGAGTCGATCGACTGGACCGCGGCGCTGGCCGCCCTAGGCACCCGCCGCCTCGACGCCGCGACCGTCGACGCCACCCTCGGCGCCGTGCTCAAGTACCGGGAGGACGCCGAGCGCACCCGCACCTTCGGCCTCGACGGCCTGGTCGACGCCCTCCGGTCCCGTGCCTCCTGA
- a CDS encoding FAD binding domain-containing protein, which yields MIPAAFSYQRADSADAALAALAEHGDDAKLLAGGHSLLPLMKLRLASPEVLVDVGRLADLSYVRHDGDTVAVGALTTHHDVHGSSVLREQVPILAHVAGQVGDPQVRHRGTIGGSIAHADPASDLPAVVLALGGSFLVRSQARGEREIPASEFFTGFLESAMEPDELLVEVRVPAVPGAGWSFQKFNRRALDWAIVGVAAVSRNGASGVGLVNMGSTPLLASGVTDALGQGASVADAAEHAVDGAEPQADMNATVEYRTHLAKVLVRRALEEAGG from the coding sequence GTGATCCCCGCCGCCTTCTCCTACCAGCGGGCCGACTCCGCCGACGCCGCCCTGGCCGCCCTGGCCGAGCACGGCGACGACGCCAAGCTCCTCGCCGGCGGCCACTCGCTGCTGCCGCTGATGAAGCTGCGCCTGGCCTCGCCCGAGGTCCTCGTCGACGTCGGTCGCCTGGCGGACCTGTCCTACGTCCGCCACGACGGCGACACCGTCGCCGTCGGCGCCCTCACCACCCACCACGACGTGCACGGGTCGTCGGTCCTGCGGGAGCAGGTGCCGATCCTGGCCCACGTCGCCGGGCAGGTGGGCGACCCGCAGGTGCGCCACCGGGGCACCATCGGCGGCTCCATCGCCCACGCCGACCCGGCGTCGGACCTCCCGGCCGTCGTGCTCGCCCTGGGCGGCTCGTTCCTGGTCCGCTCCCAGGCCCGCGGCGAGCGGGAGATCCCGGCGTCGGAGTTCTTCACCGGCTTCCTGGAGAGCGCCATGGAGCCCGACGAGCTGCTCGTCGAGGTCCGGGTGCCGGCCGTGCCCGGCGCGGGCTGGTCGTTCCAGAAGTTCAACCGGCGGGCCCTCGACTGGGCCATCGTCGGCGTGGCCGCGGTGAGCCGCAACGGCGCGAGCGGCGTGGGCCTGGTGAACATGGGCTCCACCCCGCTGCTGGCCTCGGGGGTCACCGATGCCCTGGGCCAGGGCGCCTCGGTCGCCGACGCGGCCGAGCACGCCGTCGACGGGGCCGAGCCCCAGGCCGACATGAACGCGACGGTCGAGTACCGCACCCACCTGGCCAAGGTCCTGGTCCGGAGGGCCCTGGAGGAGGCGGGTGGCTGA
- a CDS encoding xanthine dehydrogenase family protein molybdopterin-binding subunit — protein sequence MTATEPRTDEATKVTGTRLLRKEDPALLTGEGRYTDDLQIPGALHMSVVRSPFAHARITSIDTADALASPGVVAVYTGADLADLWADQMPMAWQVTEDMHNPPHFPVTQDTARYVGDAVAVVLAESSVAARDAVDLVDVDYDPLPAVVDLEAALTDEVVIHESAGTNKAYTWDLEIDEAAVAKAFDEAAHTVTGHFVQQRLLPMPMEPRAVACVPEPFGGGLTLYSATQIPHILKVMTAVTLGMSEADIRVVAPSVGGGFGSKLEVYAEEMLCTALAHKLRRPVRWLEERSENAQATIHGRGQIQEIDLAADADGKVTGVRVRLLADMGAYLQLITPGIPLLGSFLYCGVYDIPAFSFTCTGVFTTMTPTDAYRGAGRPEATYAIERGMDLLAREVGVDPAEIRRRNYITHDQFPYTAVTGLEYDSGNHESAAQIALDMAGYDDLRAEQAKRREEGGTRHLGIGMSSYFEMCGLAPSRVLASLNYSAGGWESATVRMMPTGKVQVVSGATPHGQGHETSWSMIVADKLGVSPDDVEVLHSDTNTSPHGMDTYGSRSLPVGGVAVALACDQVIDKAKQIAAHQMEASADDLELSGGVFTVRGSPDKEMPMAAVAFEAFTAHDLPDGVEPNLTAQVTYDPPNFSWPFGTHVCAVEVDEETGAVEVRDYVAVDDCGTQINPMIVEGQVHGGIVQGLAQALFEEAVYDADGNLQAGSLAEYLVPAAPDVPPMRLGHSVTPSPTNSLGVKGVGEAGTIGAASTVINAVVDALSHKGVTEMRMPASPLHVWEALQAARGGDGEGLTAEGATDTAGADRDAPSDSLQADQGGAS from the coding sequence ATGACCGCCACCGAGCCCCGCACCGACGAGGCCACCAAGGTCACCGGCACCCGGCTCCTCCGCAAGGAGGACCCGGCCCTGCTCACCGGCGAGGGCCGCTACACCGACGACCTCCAGATCCCCGGCGCGCTCCACATGTCCGTGGTCCGCAGCCCCTTCGCCCACGCCCGCATCACCTCCATCGACACGGCCGACGCCCTGGCGTCCCCCGGCGTCGTGGCCGTCTACACCGGTGCCGACCTGGCCGACCTGTGGGCCGACCAGATGCCCATGGCCTGGCAGGTCACCGAGGACATGCACAACCCCCCGCACTTCCCGGTCACCCAGGACACGGCCCGCTACGTGGGCGACGCGGTCGCCGTGGTCCTGGCCGAGTCCAGCGTCGCCGCCCGCGACGCGGTCGACCTGGTCGACGTCGACTACGACCCGCTCCCCGCGGTGGTCGACCTCGAGGCCGCCCTCACCGACGAGGTCGTGATCCACGAGTCCGCCGGCACCAACAAGGCCTACACGTGGGACCTCGAGATCGACGAGGCCGCGGTGGCCAAGGCGTTCGACGAGGCCGCCCACACCGTCACCGGCCACTTCGTGCAGCAGCGCCTGCTGCCCATGCCCATGGAGCCCCGGGCCGTGGCCTGCGTGCCCGAGCCCTTCGGCGGCGGCCTCACGCTCTACTCGGCCACCCAGATCCCCCACATCCTCAAGGTCATGACGGCGGTGACCCTCGGGATGTCCGAGGCCGACATCCGGGTGGTGGCCCCGTCGGTCGGCGGCGGCTTCGGGTCCAAGCTCGAGGTCTACGCCGAGGAGATGCTCTGCACCGCGCTGGCGCACAAGCTGCGGCGGCCGGTGCGGTGGCTCGAGGAGCGCAGCGAGAACGCCCAGGCCACCATCCACGGCCGGGGCCAGATCCAGGAGATCGACCTGGCCGCCGACGCCGACGGCAAGGTCACCGGCGTCCGGGTCCGCCTGCTGGCCGACATGGGCGCCTACCTGCAGCTGATCACCCCCGGCATCCCGCTGCTGGGGTCGTTCCTCTACTGCGGCGTCTACGACATCCCGGCGTTCTCGTTCACCTGCACGGGGGTGTTCACCACCATGACCCCCACCGACGCCTACCGCGGCGCCGGTCGCCCCGAGGCCACCTACGCCATCGAGCGGGGGATGGACCTCCTGGCCCGAGAGGTCGGCGTCGACCCGGCCGAGATCCGCCGCCGGAACTACATCACCCACGACCAGTTCCCCTACACCGCCGTCACCGGGCTGGAGTACGACTCCGGCAACCACGAGTCGGCGGCCCAGATCGCCCTCGACATGGCCGGCTACGACGACCTCCGGGCCGAGCAGGCCAAGCGCCGGGAGGAGGGCGGCACCAGGCACCTCGGCATCGGCATGTCGTCGTACTTCGAGATGTGCGGCCTGGCCCCCAGCCGGGTGCTGGCGTCGCTCAACTACTCGGCCGGCGGCTGGGAGTCGGCGACGGTGCGGATGATGCCCACCGGCAAGGTCCAGGTCGTGTCCGGGGCCACGCCCCACGGCCAGGGCCACGAGACCAGCTGGTCGATGATCGTGGCCGACAAGCTCGGCGTCAGCCCCGACGACGTCGAGGTCCTCCACTCCGACACCAACACCAGCCCCCACGGCATGGACACCTACGGGTCCCGCTCCCTGCCCGTCGGCGGCGTGGCCGTCGCCCTGGCCTGCGACCAGGTCATCGACAAGGCCAAGCAGATCGCGGCCCACCAGATGGAGGCGTCGGCCGACGACCTCGAGCTGTCCGGCGGCGTCTTCACGGTGCGGGGCTCGCCCGACAAGGAGATGCCGATGGCGGCGGTGGCCTTCGAGGCCTTCACCGCCCACGACCTGCCCGACGGCGTCGAGCCCAACCTCACCGCCCAGGTCACCTACGACCCGCCCAACTTCTCCTGGCCCTTCGGCACCCACGTGTGCGCGGTCGAGGTCGACGAGGAGACCGGCGCGGTCGAGGTCCGCGACTACGTCGCGGTCGACGACTGCGGCACCCAGATCAACCCGATGATCGTCGAGGGGCAGGTCCACGGGGGCATCGTCCAGGGCCTGGCCCAGGCCCTGTTCGAGGAGGCCGTCTACGACGCCGACGGCAACCTCCAGGCCGGCAGCCTGGCCGAGTACCTCGTGCCCGCGGCGCCCGACGTGCCGCCGATGCGCCTGGGTCACTCGGTCACCCCCAGCCCCACCAACAGCCTCGGGGTCAAGGGGGTGGGCGAGGCCGGCACCATCGGGGCCGCCTCCACGGTGATCAACGCCGTGGTCGACGCCCTCAGCCACAAGGGCGTCACCGAGATGCGGATGCCGGCGTCGCCGTTGCACGTCTGGGAGGCCCTCCAGGCCGCCCGGGGCGGCGACGGCGAGGGCCTCACCGCCGAGGGCGCGACGGACACCGCCGGCGCCGACCGCGACGCGCCGTCCGACTCTCTGCAGGCCGACCAGGGAGGTGCCTCGTGA
- a CDS encoding (2Fe-2S)-binding protein, with translation MLVTVTVNGVERSADVEPRLLLVHLLREVLGLTGTNVGCDTTSCGACTVHLDGQSVKSCTVLAVQADGSSVTTIEGMAHDGEMHPMQQAFMENHGLQCGYCTPGMVMAASALISEVEAEGRTLDEAAVREGLEGNLCRCTGYQNIVSAVLACARGELGDGTGVQVRDRQEVPA, from the coding sequence ATGTTGGTGACGGTCACCGTCAACGGCGTCGAGCGCTCGGCCGACGTCGAACCCCGCCTGCTCCTCGTCCACCTGCTGCGCGAGGTGCTCGGCCTCACGGGCACCAACGTGGGCTGCGACACCACGTCGTGCGGCGCCTGCACCGTGCACCTCGACGGGCAGTCGGTGAAGTCCTGCACCGTCCTCGCCGTCCAGGCCGACGGCTCCTCGGTCACGACCATCGAGGGCATGGCCCACGACGGCGAGATGCACCCGATGCAGCAGGCCTTCATGGAGAACCACGGCCTCCAGTGCGGCTACTGCACCCCCGGCATGGTGATGGCGGCCTCCGCCCTCATCTCCGAGGTCGAGGCCGAGGGGCGCACCCTCGACGAGGCGGCCGTGCGCGAGGGGCTGGAGGGCAACCTCTGCCGCTGCACCGGCTACCAGAACATCGTGTCCGCCGTCCTGGCCTGCGCCCGCGGCGAGCTGGGCGACGGCACCGGGGTCCAGGTGCGCGACCGCCAGGAGGTGCCGGCATGA